A window of the Gossypium hirsutum isolate 1008001.06 chromosome A05, Gossypium_hirsutum_v2.1, whole genome shotgun sequence genome harbors these coding sequences:
- the LOC107957516 gene encoding carboxypeptidase SOL1 isoform X1 → MNLKFCILFSFFVRNVIARGGYRSTSLSSAAVNKFTLLRKKNLGFENESYAGSGRHLIEENQSHHPRTDIARGYMTNSELERAVKEFGRRCSHISRIYSIGESVRGFPLWVIEISDKPGQEEPEPAFKFIGNVHGDEPVGRELLLLLANWICDNYKRDPLVDLIVDKVHLHILPSMNPDGFSFRRRGNANKVDLNRDFPDQFFPWNNNEDARQPETKAIMSWLREMRFTASASLHGGALVANYPWDASLDKRKNYYACPDDGTFRFLASIYSKSHYNMSLSKEFEGGITNGAAWYPVYGGMQDWNYIYGGCFELTLEISDNKWPNAKELPTIWEYNKMSMLNLVASLVKTGVHGRVFSSDSGRPLPGLITIKGINYTVKTSGTLADYHRLLVPGERYEVMATVPGYKSKATHIWLEKEEATNVDFILDPEVSSDGTLLRSICDCGRKSRLLSIGYFWGTHFEVYLVLIVVLAFLCFLLTRRIKSNLLKQRSPPKRSVLTV, encoded by the exons atgaATCTCAAATTTTGTATCCTTTTCTCATTCTTTGTTCGCAATGTAATCGCCAGAGGCGGCTATCGCAGCACTTCTTTATCTTCAGCTGCAG taaataaatttaCGTTGTTAAGGAAAAAAA ATTTAGGGTTTGAAAATGAGAGTTATGCCGGTTCTGGAAGGcatttgatcgaggaaaaccAGTCTCACCACCCgag AACTGATATTGCTCGTGGCTACATGACTAACTCGGAACTAGAAAGGGCGGTGAAGGAATTTGGGCGAAGATGTAGTCACATTTCTAGAATATACAG TATTGGAGAAAGTGTGCGTGGTTTTCCACTG TGGGTGATAGAGATTTCTGACAAACCAGGCCAGGAAGAGCCTGAACCTGCATTCAAG TTCATTGGTAATGTGCATGGTGATGAACCTGTTGGTCGTGAGCTTCTTTTGCTTCTTGCGAATTGGATATGTGACAACTATAAGAGGGACCCATTG GTTGACTTGATTGTTGACAAGGTTCACCTTCACATACTTCCATCAATGAATCCTGATGGATTTTCTTTTAGGAGACGTGGTAATGCAAATAAAGTTGATCTAAATCGAGATTTTCCAGATCAG TTCTTCCCTTGGAATAATAATGAGGATGCACGACAACCTGAAACAAAAGCAATTATGAGTTGGTTGAGAGAAATGCGTTTTACAGCATCTGCAAGTTTGCATGGG GGTGCACTTGTTGCTAACTATCCATGGGACGCCTCTCTGGATAAAAG GAAGAACTATTATGCATGTCCTGATGATGGAACATTCCGATTCTTGGCAAGCATATATAGCAAATCTCACTATAACATGTCTTTGAGCAAAGAATTTGAAGGAGGCATTACCAATGGAGCAGCCTG GTACCCTGTATATGGTGGCATGCAAGATTGGAACTACATATATGGCGGTTGTTTTGAGTTGACCTTGGAGATTAGTGATAACAAATGGCCTAATGCCAAGGAG CTTCCTACCATTTGGGAGTACAACAAAATGAGCATGCTAAATCTTGTTGCAAGCCTTGTTAAG ACAGGAGTTCATGGAAGGGTCTTTTCTTCAGACAGTGGAAGGCCATTGCCTGGGTTGATCACAATCAAGGGAATAAATTACACG GTTAAAACTAGCGGGACATTAGCAGATTATCATCGGTTACTCGTTCCAGGAGAGAGATATGAAG TTATGGCTACTGTGCCTGGGTATAAATCAAAGGCCACACATATTTGGTTGGAAAAAGAAGAAGCCACAAATGTAGACTTTATTCTTGATCCAGAAGTCTCTTCTGATGGAACTTTACTTCGTAGTATTTGTGATTGTGGCAGAAAAAGCCGGCTCCTTTCAATAGGGTATTTCTGGGGAACTCACTTTGAAGTTTATTTGGTCTTGATTGTTGTCCTAGCGTTTCTATGCTTTTTGCTGACACGGCGAATAAAATCCAACCTTTTAAAACAGCGATCGCCACCTAAAAGGTCAGTATTGACAGTATGA
- the LOC107957516 gene encoding carboxypeptidase SOL1 isoform X2, which translates to MNLKFCILFSFFVRNVIARGGYRSTSLSSAADLGFENESYAGSGRHLIEENQSHHPRTDIARGYMTNSELERAVKEFGRRCSHISRIYSIGESVRGFPLWVIEISDKPGQEEPEPAFKFIGNVHGDEPVGRELLLLLANWICDNYKRDPLVDLIVDKVHLHILPSMNPDGFSFRRRGNANKVDLNRDFPDQFFPWNNNEDARQPETKAIMSWLREMRFTASASLHGGALVANYPWDASLDKRKNYYACPDDGTFRFLASIYSKSHYNMSLSKEFEGGITNGAAWYPVYGGMQDWNYIYGGCFELTLEISDNKWPNAKELPTIWEYNKMSMLNLVASLVKTGVHGRVFSSDSGRPLPGLITIKGINYTVKTSGTLADYHRLLVPGERYEVMATVPGYKSKATHIWLEKEEATNVDFILDPEVSSDGTLLRSICDCGRKSRLLSIGYFWGTHFEVYLVLIVVLAFLCFLLTRRIKSNLLKQRSPPKRSVLTV; encoded by the exons atgaATCTCAAATTTTGTATCCTTTTCTCATTCTTTGTTCGCAATGTAATCGCCAGAGGCGGCTATCGCAGCACTTCTTTATCTTCAGCTGCAG ATTTAGGGTTTGAAAATGAGAGTTATGCCGGTTCTGGAAGGcatttgatcgaggaaaaccAGTCTCACCACCCgag AACTGATATTGCTCGTGGCTACATGACTAACTCGGAACTAGAAAGGGCGGTGAAGGAATTTGGGCGAAGATGTAGTCACATTTCTAGAATATACAG TATTGGAGAAAGTGTGCGTGGTTTTCCACTG TGGGTGATAGAGATTTCTGACAAACCAGGCCAGGAAGAGCCTGAACCTGCATTCAAG TTCATTGGTAATGTGCATGGTGATGAACCTGTTGGTCGTGAGCTTCTTTTGCTTCTTGCGAATTGGATATGTGACAACTATAAGAGGGACCCATTG GTTGACTTGATTGTTGACAAGGTTCACCTTCACATACTTCCATCAATGAATCCTGATGGATTTTCTTTTAGGAGACGTGGTAATGCAAATAAAGTTGATCTAAATCGAGATTTTCCAGATCAG TTCTTCCCTTGGAATAATAATGAGGATGCACGACAACCTGAAACAAAAGCAATTATGAGTTGGTTGAGAGAAATGCGTTTTACAGCATCTGCAAGTTTGCATGGG GGTGCACTTGTTGCTAACTATCCATGGGACGCCTCTCTGGATAAAAG GAAGAACTATTATGCATGTCCTGATGATGGAACATTCCGATTCTTGGCAAGCATATATAGCAAATCTCACTATAACATGTCTTTGAGCAAAGAATTTGAAGGAGGCATTACCAATGGAGCAGCCTG GTACCCTGTATATGGTGGCATGCAAGATTGGAACTACATATATGGCGGTTGTTTTGAGTTGACCTTGGAGATTAGTGATAACAAATGGCCTAATGCCAAGGAG CTTCCTACCATTTGGGAGTACAACAAAATGAGCATGCTAAATCTTGTTGCAAGCCTTGTTAAG ACAGGAGTTCATGGAAGGGTCTTTTCTTCAGACAGTGGAAGGCCATTGCCTGGGTTGATCACAATCAAGGGAATAAATTACACG GTTAAAACTAGCGGGACATTAGCAGATTATCATCGGTTACTCGTTCCAGGAGAGAGATATGAAG TTATGGCTACTGTGCCTGGGTATAAATCAAAGGCCACACATATTTGGTTGGAAAAAGAAGAAGCCACAAATGTAGACTTTATTCTTGATCCAGAAGTCTCTTCTGATGGAACTTTACTTCGTAGTATTTGTGATTGTGGCAGAAAAAGCCGGCTCCTTTCAATAGGGTATTTCTGGGGAACTCACTTTGAAGTTTATTTGGTCTTGATTGTTGTCCTAGCGTTTCTATGCTTTTTGCTGACACGGCGAATAAAATCCAACCTTTTAAAACAGCGATCGCCACCTAAAAGGTCAGTATTGACAGTATGA
- the LOC107957516 gene encoding carboxypeptidase SOL1 isoform X4 — MNLKFCILFSFFVRNVIARGGYRSTSLSSAAVNKFTLLRKKNLGFENESYAGSGRHLIEENQSHHPRTDIARGYMTNSELERAVKEFGRRCSHISRIYSIGESVRGFPLWVIEISDKPGQEEPEPAFKFIGNVHGDEPVGRELLLLLANWICDNYKRDPLVDLIVDKVHLHILPSMNPDGFSFRRRGNANKVDLNRDFPDQGALVANYPWDASLDKRKNYYACPDDGTFRFLASIYSKSHYNMSLSKEFEGGITNGAAWYPVYGGMQDWNYIYGGCFELTLEISDNKWPNAKELPTIWEYNKMSMLNLVASLVKTGVHGRVFSSDSGRPLPGLITIKGINYTVKTSGTLADYHRLLVPGERYEVMATVPGYKSKATHIWLEKEEATNVDFILDPEVSSDGTLLRSICDCGRKSRLLSIGYFWGTHFEVYLVLIVVLAFLCFLLTRRIKSNLLKQRSPPKRSVLTV; from the exons atgaATCTCAAATTTTGTATCCTTTTCTCATTCTTTGTTCGCAATGTAATCGCCAGAGGCGGCTATCGCAGCACTTCTTTATCTTCAGCTGCAG taaataaatttaCGTTGTTAAGGAAAAAAA ATTTAGGGTTTGAAAATGAGAGTTATGCCGGTTCTGGAAGGcatttgatcgaggaaaaccAGTCTCACCACCCgag AACTGATATTGCTCGTGGCTACATGACTAACTCGGAACTAGAAAGGGCGGTGAAGGAATTTGGGCGAAGATGTAGTCACATTTCTAGAATATACAG TATTGGAGAAAGTGTGCGTGGTTTTCCACTG TGGGTGATAGAGATTTCTGACAAACCAGGCCAGGAAGAGCCTGAACCTGCATTCAAG TTCATTGGTAATGTGCATGGTGATGAACCTGTTGGTCGTGAGCTTCTTTTGCTTCTTGCGAATTGGATATGTGACAACTATAAGAGGGACCCATTG GTTGACTTGATTGTTGACAAGGTTCACCTTCACATACTTCCATCAATGAATCCTGATGGATTTTCTTTTAGGAGACGTGGTAATGCAAATAAAGTTGATCTAAATCGAGATTTTCCAGATCAG GGTGCACTTGTTGCTAACTATCCATGGGACGCCTCTCTGGATAAAAG GAAGAACTATTATGCATGTCCTGATGATGGAACATTCCGATTCTTGGCAAGCATATATAGCAAATCTCACTATAACATGTCTTTGAGCAAAGAATTTGAAGGAGGCATTACCAATGGAGCAGCCTG GTACCCTGTATATGGTGGCATGCAAGATTGGAACTACATATATGGCGGTTGTTTTGAGTTGACCTTGGAGATTAGTGATAACAAATGGCCTAATGCCAAGGAG CTTCCTACCATTTGGGAGTACAACAAAATGAGCATGCTAAATCTTGTTGCAAGCCTTGTTAAG ACAGGAGTTCATGGAAGGGTCTTTTCTTCAGACAGTGGAAGGCCATTGCCTGGGTTGATCACAATCAAGGGAATAAATTACACG GTTAAAACTAGCGGGACATTAGCAGATTATCATCGGTTACTCGTTCCAGGAGAGAGATATGAAG TTATGGCTACTGTGCCTGGGTATAAATCAAAGGCCACACATATTTGGTTGGAAAAAGAAGAAGCCACAAATGTAGACTTTATTCTTGATCCAGAAGTCTCTTCTGATGGAACTTTACTTCGTAGTATTTGTGATTGTGGCAGAAAAAGCCGGCTCCTTTCAATAGGGTATTTCTGGGGAACTCACTTTGAAGTTTATTTGGTCTTGATTGTTGTCCTAGCGTTTCTATGCTTTTTGCTGACACGGCGAATAAAATCCAACCTTTTAAAACAGCGATCGCCACCTAAAAGGTCAGTATTGACAGTATGA
- the LOC107957516 gene encoding carboxypeptidase SOL1 isoform X3, translated as MNLKFCILFSFFVRNVIARGGYRSTSLSSAAGFENESYAGSGRHLIEENQSHHPRTDIARGYMTNSELERAVKEFGRRCSHISRIYSIGESVRGFPLWVIEISDKPGQEEPEPAFKFIGNVHGDEPVGRELLLLLANWICDNYKRDPLVDLIVDKVHLHILPSMNPDGFSFRRRGNANKVDLNRDFPDQFFPWNNNEDARQPETKAIMSWLREMRFTASASLHGGALVANYPWDASLDKRKNYYACPDDGTFRFLASIYSKSHYNMSLSKEFEGGITNGAAWYPVYGGMQDWNYIYGGCFELTLEISDNKWPNAKELPTIWEYNKMSMLNLVASLVKTGVHGRVFSSDSGRPLPGLITIKGINYTVKTSGTLADYHRLLVPGERYEVMATVPGYKSKATHIWLEKEEATNVDFILDPEVSSDGTLLRSICDCGRKSRLLSIGYFWGTHFEVYLVLIVVLAFLCFLLTRRIKSNLLKQRSPPKRSVLTV; from the exons atgaATCTCAAATTTTGTATCCTTTTCTCATTCTTTGTTCGCAATGTAATCGCCAGAGGCGGCTATCGCAGCACTTCTTTATCTTCAGCTGCAG GGTTTGAAAATGAGAGTTATGCCGGTTCTGGAAGGcatttgatcgaggaaaaccAGTCTCACCACCCgag AACTGATATTGCTCGTGGCTACATGACTAACTCGGAACTAGAAAGGGCGGTGAAGGAATTTGGGCGAAGATGTAGTCACATTTCTAGAATATACAG TATTGGAGAAAGTGTGCGTGGTTTTCCACTG TGGGTGATAGAGATTTCTGACAAACCAGGCCAGGAAGAGCCTGAACCTGCATTCAAG TTCATTGGTAATGTGCATGGTGATGAACCTGTTGGTCGTGAGCTTCTTTTGCTTCTTGCGAATTGGATATGTGACAACTATAAGAGGGACCCATTG GTTGACTTGATTGTTGACAAGGTTCACCTTCACATACTTCCATCAATGAATCCTGATGGATTTTCTTTTAGGAGACGTGGTAATGCAAATAAAGTTGATCTAAATCGAGATTTTCCAGATCAG TTCTTCCCTTGGAATAATAATGAGGATGCACGACAACCTGAAACAAAAGCAATTATGAGTTGGTTGAGAGAAATGCGTTTTACAGCATCTGCAAGTTTGCATGGG GGTGCACTTGTTGCTAACTATCCATGGGACGCCTCTCTGGATAAAAG GAAGAACTATTATGCATGTCCTGATGATGGAACATTCCGATTCTTGGCAAGCATATATAGCAAATCTCACTATAACATGTCTTTGAGCAAAGAATTTGAAGGAGGCATTACCAATGGAGCAGCCTG GTACCCTGTATATGGTGGCATGCAAGATTGGAACTACATATATGGCGGTTGTTTTGAGTTGACCTTGGAGATTAGTGATAACAAATGGCCTAATGCCAAGGAG CTTCCTACCATTTGGGAGTACAACAAAATGAGCATGCTAAATCTTGTTGCAAGCCTTGTTAAG ACAGGAGTTCATGGAAGGGTCTTTTCTTCAGACAGTGGAAGGCCATTGCCTGGGTTGATCACAATCAAGGGAATAAATTACACG GTTAAAACTAGCGGGACATTAGCAGATTATCATCGGTTACTCGTTCCAGGAGAGAGATATGAAG TTATGGCTACTGTGCCTGGGTATAAATCAAAGGCCACACATATTTGGTTGGAAAAAGAAGAAGCCACAAATGTAGACTTTATTCTTGATCCAGAAGTCTCTTCTGATGGAACTTTACTTCGTAGTATTTGTGATTGTGGCAGAAAAAGCCGGCTCCTTTCAATAGGGTATTTCTGGGGAACTCACTTTGAAGTTTATTTGGTCTTGATTGTTGTCCTAGCGTTTCTATGCTTTTTGCTGACACGGCGAATAAAATCCAACCTTTTAAAACAGCGATCGCCACCTAAAAGGTCAGTATTGACAGTATGA